A window of the Thermoleophilia bacterium SCSIO 60948 genome harbors these coding sequences:
- a CDS encoding carboxylate-amine ligase: protein MGPPRVAHRNLLCNRGDRARRRPARGLRSPPRETGGGSAPRRRAIDLIEHSFKAPEFTVGIEEELMILDADGMGLAPAITDLLAAVPAEHEGQVKPELHQAVLEIATRPCQTIGDAGRELADLRRMVIDIAEARGLHIGAAGTHPFARWEDVPLTPGERYAGLVGELRMIARQELIFGTHVHVAISEPDRAIYVADGIRRYLPMLLALSANSPFWRGEATGLMSSRTPIFRAFPRVGIPPHYGTWEIFSHRVELMMRAGAIEDYTYLWWDVRPHPGIGTVETRIFDQQTRLEHTVSLSALVAALAKRLSVAFDAEEPMVEYPTELIDDNKIRAAIRGTDGNLVDFRRGEQVPAPEMVRRLAEQVREHAQDLRCEAELDGVFDLLDHNTGAHRQLAMLERGGELREVVDEVIEHTRP, encoded by the coding sequence ATGGGGCCGCCCAGGGTCGCGCATCGAAACCTCCTCTGCAATCGCGGCGATCGCGCTCGCCGCCGCCCGGCCCGCGGGCTACGATCGCCGCCACGCGAGACCGGAGGGGGGAGTGCTCCTCGGCGGCGTGCCATCGATTTGATCGAGCACAGCTTCAAGGCGCCCGAGTTCACCGTCGGGATCGAGGAGGAGCTGATGATCCTCGACGCCGACGGCATGGGCCTCGCGCCGGCGATCACCGACCTGCTCGCCGCGGTGCCGGCGGAACACGAGGGCCAGGTCAAGCCCGAGCTTCACCAGGCCGTGCTCGAGATCGCGACCCGGCCGTGCCAGACGATCGGCGACGCCGGCCGCGAGCTCGCGGACCTGCGGCGGATGGTCATCGACATCGCCGAGGCAAGGGGTCTGCACATCGGTGCCGCCGGCACGCATCCCTTCGCGCGCTGGGAGGACGTCCCGCTCACCCCAGGCGAGCGCTACGCCGGGCTCGTCGGCGAGCTCAGGATGATCGCCCGCCAGGAGCTGATCTTCGGGACCCACGTCCACGTCGCGATCTCCGAGCCCGACCGCGCGATCTACGTCGCCGACGGGATCCGCCGCTACCTGCCGATGCTGCTCGCCCTGAGCGCGAACTCACCGTTCTGGCGCGGCGAGGCGACCGGGTTGATGAGCTCGCGGACGCCGATCTTCCGCGCCTTCCCGCGCGTCGGGATCCCGCCCCACTACGGCACCTGGGAGATCTTCTCCCACCGCGTCGAGCTGATGATGCGCGCCGGCGCGATCGAGGACTACACGTATCTGTGGTGGGACGTCCGCCCGCACCCGGGCATCGGGACGGTCGAGACGCGGATCTTCGACCAGCAGACCCGACTCGAGCACACCGTCTCGCTCTCGGCGCTCGTCGCCGCGCTCGCCAAGCGCCTGAGCGTCGCCTTCGACGCCGAGGAGCCGATGGTCGAGTACCCGACGGAGCTGATCGACGACAACAAGATCCGCGCCGCGATCCGCGGCACGGACGGCAACCTCGTCGATTTCCGCCGCGGCGAGCAGGTGCCGGCGCCGGAGATGGTCCGGCGGCTCGCCGAGCAGGTGCGCGAGCACGCGCAGGACCTGCGCTGCGAGGCCGAGCTCGACGGCGTCTTCGACCTGCTCGACCACAACACGGGGGCTCATCGCCAGCTCGCGATGCTCGAACGCGGGGGAGAGCTCCGCGAGGTCGTCGACGAGGTCATCGAGCACACGCGGCCCTAG
- a CDS encoding O-methyltransferase has translation MAKFLQLDERLADYVVEFGSRQDDVLARIQAETEAMGEVAVMQISPDQGAFMTLIAQLTGARDALEIGTFTGYSAICIARGLAPGGRLLCCELSDEFAAIAARNFERAGIGARAEIVVGPALDTLSALPAAASFDLVFIDADKVSYGDYFEATLERTRPGGLIVLDNVLYSGEVAAPAGERSANADALDELNRRLATDERIDLAMLAIADGITLARKR, from the coding sequence ATGGCCAAGTTCCTCCAGCTCGATGAGCGCCTGGCCGACTACGTCGTCGAGTTCGGCTCGCGTCAGGACGACGTCCTCGCTCGGATCCAGGCCGAGACCGAGGCGATGGGCGAGGTCGCCGTGATGCAGATCTCGCCCGACCAGGGCGCCTTCATGACCCTGATCGCGCAGCTGACCGGCGCTCGTGACGCGCTCGAGATCGGGACCTTCACCGGCTACTCGGCGATCTGCATCGCCCGCGGCCTCGCGCCGGGCGGGCGCCTGCTGTGCTGCGAGCTGAGCGATGAGTTCGCGGCGATCGCGGCGCGGAACTTCGAGCGCGCGGGGATCGGGGCCCGGGCCGAGATCGTCGTCGGCCCGGCGCTCGACACGCTCAGCGCGCTGCCCGCCGCGGCGAGCTTCGACCTCGTCTTCATCGACGCCGACAAGGTCTCCTACGGCGACTACTTCGAGGCGACCCTCGAGCGCACGCGGCCGGGCGGGTTGATCGTCCTCGACAACGTCCTCTACAGCGGCGAGGTCGCCGCGCCCGCGGGCGAGCGCTCGGCCAACGCCGACGCGCTCGACGAGCTCAACCGCCGGCTCGCCACCGACGAGCGGATCGACCTCGCGATGCTCGCGATCGCCGACGGGATCACGCTGGCGAGGAAGCGCTGA
- a CDS encoding rhomboid family intramembrane serine protease: MSESSSPELSVVCKNCGAENSPYVTECPYCGNRLRRRAPKLERVGDEVRVQETRRDKSRRKAAERRAKRGRSAAASALYEQSLAVPYVSIAVIAISAVVLIVATAVPLFPSEAGAIAGLVPEIDFEPWRYVTAPFVYGGPLGGGGAGYLFACGLAMAIFLGGIERRIGSLATALLALACGAVGMLGAVAIEGLLGADVMAAGGGNGIALGALGAWYVIREAERRADPSDEGAWPIAIVVSTAVLLALPAVVGLANLWAGIVGGILGLLLGFVAVAGRRHRGGE; the protein is encoded by the coding sequence ATGTCGGAGTCCTCGTCACCTGAGCTCAGCGTCGTCTGCAAGAACTGCGGCGCCGAGAACAGTCCGTACGTAACCGAGTGCCCGTACTGCGGCAACCGGCTGCGCCGGCGGGCCCCGAAGCTCGAGCGCGTCGGAGACGAGGTCCGGGTCCAGGAGACACGCCGCGACAAGAGTCGCCGCAAGGCCGCCGAGCGCCGAGCCAAACGCGGGCGCTCGGCCGCGGCCTCGGCCCTGTATGAGCAGTCGCTCGCCGTGCCCTACGTCTCGATCGCGGTGATCGCGATCTCGGCGGTCGTCCTGATCGTCGCCACCGCCGTCCCGCTGTTTCCGTCCGAGGCCGGCGCGATCGCCGGTCTCGTCCCCGAGATCGACTTCGAGCCGTGGCGCTACGTCACCGCGCCGTTCGTCTACGGCGGTCCGCTCGGCGGCGGCGGTGCCGGCTACCTGTTCGCGTGCGGCCTGGCGATGGCGATCTTCCTCGGCGGAATCGAGCGCCGGATCGGCAGCCTCGCGACAGCGCTACTCGCGCTCGCCTGCGGCGCCGTCGGGATGCTCGGCGCCGTGGCGATCGAGGGCCTGCTCGGGGCCGATGTGATGGCGGCCGGCGGCGGCAACGGGATCGCGCTCGGAGCGCTCGGCGCCTGGTACGTGATCCGCGAGGCCGAGCGCCGCGCCGATCCGAGCGACGAGGGCGCGTGGCCGATCGCGATCGTCGTCTCGACCGCGGTGCTGCTGGCGCTGCCGGCCGTCGTCGGGCTCGCGAACCTCTGGGCGGGGATCGTCGGTGGCATCCTCGGGCTGCTGCTCGGCTTCGTCGCGGTCGCGGGGCGCCGCCACCGCGGCGGCGAGTAG
- the csrA gene encoding carbon storage regulator CsrA, with translation MLVLTRKINQSIVIGDDIEVSVLAVSRDKIRLGITAPREVPVYRKEIKIEIDADLAAENGHEDGHEASIELAASRLADSNGSAS, from the coding sequence ATGCTTGTCCTGACGCGCAAGATCAACCAGAGCATCGTCATCGGCGATGACATCGAGGTTTCGGTGCTTGCCGTCTCGCGCGACAAGATCCGGCTCGGGATCACCGCCCCGCGAGAGGTTCCGGTCTACCGCAAGGAGATCAAGATCGAGATCGACGCCGACCTGGCGGCCGAGAACGGTCACGAGGACGGCCACGAAGCGTCGATCGAGCTTGCGGCGAGCCGGCTCGCCGACTCCAACGGTTCGGCTTCCTAG
- a CDS encoding response regulator transcription factor, translated as MRVIVADDHPIYREGIVRAVRERDDLELVGEAGDGRGALEEIRRTEPDVAVLDIRMPELDGTEVLSKLRSERAATEVLFISAFMESELAYQTVAAGAKGYLSKEASRQEICDAIVTVASGRTALAPEVQAGLASEIRDRELQPAKPELTAREAEVLELIADGLSAPAIGRRIHLSPTTVKSHLHTLYEKLGVSDRAAAVAEAMRQGLLR; from the coding sequence GTGCGGGTGATCGTCGCTGACGACCATCCGATCTATCGCGAGGGAATCGTCCGCGCGGTCCGCGAGCGCGACGATCTCGAGCTCGTCGGCGAGGCCGGCGACGGGCGCGGGGCGCTCGAGGAGATCCGCCGCACCGAGCCCGACGTCGCCGTCCTCGACATCCGCATGCCCGAGCTCGACGGGACCGAGGTCCTGAGCAAGCTGCGAAGCGAGCGCGCCGCGACCGAGGTCCTGTTCATCTCCGCGTTCATGGAGTCCGAGCTCGCCTACCAGACGGTCGCCGCGGGGGCCAAGGGCTACCTCTCGAAGGAGGCCTCGCGCCAGGAGATCTGCGACGCGATCGTCACCGTCGCCTCCGGTCGCACGGCGCTCGCCCCCGAGGTCCAGGCGGGGCTCGCCAGCGAGATCCGCGACCGCGAGCTCCAGCCGGCGAAGCCGGAGTTGACCGCACGCGAGGCCGAGGTGCTCGAGCTGATCGCCGACGGCCTCTCCGCGCCCGCGATCGGCCGCCGGATCCACCTCAGCCCGACGACCGTCAAGTCGCACCTCCACACGCTCTACGAGAAGCTCGGCGTCTCCGACCGCGCCGCGGCGGTCGCCGAGGCGATGCGCCAAGGCCTGCTGCGCTGA
- a CDS encoding fructose-bisphosphate aldolase, with product MKTAAQQKSLLSGLAPGKKARLHRMLFEFGPGNGTLMLLPIDQGIEHGPRDFFPNPASKDPDYIFEFARDAGYSALACQIGLATKYFPDYAGEVPLILKVNGKTDIPPSGRALSTLNASVEDAVRLGAEAIGYTLYVGSPRQDEDLLQLKSVREDCDRYGMPLVIWAYPRGEAVESKGGQNSFYAIDYAARMAMEMGADVVKLNMPKVGLDTDKDSPAPYNEMEVSQDEAIRSCVESSGRALTVLSGGSKIDDDKLLEQTRAIMQAGGQGVIYGRNVWQRERSEALEIVEQIKEIMLSNVTRTP from the coding sequence ATGAAGACGGCCGCCCAGCAGAAGTCCCTGCTCTCAGGGCTCGCGCCCGGCAAGAAGGCTCGCCTTCACCGGATGCTGTTCGAGTTCGGTCCCGGCAACGGCACGCTGATGCTGCTGCCGATCGACCAGGGGATCGAGCACGGCCCCCGCGACTTCTTCCCGAACCCGGCCTCCAAGGACCCGGACTACATCTTCGAGTTCGCGCGCGACGCGGGCTATTCGGCGCTCGCCTGCCAGATCGGCCTGGCGACGAAGTACTTCCCCGACTACGCCGGCGAGGTGCCGCTGATCCTCAAGGTCAACGGCAAGACCGACATTCCGCCGAGCGGCCGCGCGCTGTCGACGCTGAACGCCTCCGTCGAGGACGCGGTGCGACTCGGCGCCGAGGCGATCGGCTACACGCTTTACGTCGGCTCGCCGCGCCAGGACGAGGACCTGCTCCAGCTCAAGTCGGTGCGCGAGGACTGCGACCGCTACGGGATGCCGCTCGTCATCTGGGCCTACCCGCGCGGCGAGGCGGTCGAGTCGAAGGGCGGCCAGAACTCGTTCTACGCGATCGACTACGCGGCGCGGATGGCGATGGAGATGGGCGCCGACGTCGTCAAGCTGAACATGCCGAAGGTCGGCCTCGACACCGACAAGGACTCGCCCGCTCCGTACAACGAGATGGAGGTCTCCCAGGACGAGGCGATCCGCTCGTGCGTCGAGTCCTCGGGCCGGGCGCTGACGGTGCTCTCGGGCGGGTCGAAGATCGACGACGACAAGCTGCTCGAGCAGACGCGCGCGATCATGCAGGCCGGCGGCCAGGGCGTCATCTACGGCCGCAACGTGTGGCAGCGCGAGCGCAGCGAGGCACTCGAGATCGTCGAGCAGATCAAGGAGATCATGCTCTCCAACGTCACCCGGACGCCGTAG
- a CDS encoding HAMP domain-containing protein has translation MLLIALTWLYGRLGHRYPKLFLTLEMLTAIPIAAASLALFSFYFEGPGEDYLLVGAITLATTVLSIILSLRATLPLLDPAERWIAGRRDPESAEAAWRAAAGTPLGMVRRYLWIPIVVCVLPTVIATVILFGLPALAFLPLFAGAMVAVGYVAILHYLVLEMGMRPVLLDIDRGASPRAEAGFAALPLRWKMGISLPLINVIAGLVVASLTGGGESVDLGVDVLIAVAVATTISLELSLLLSKSILGPIAELRRAMERVNDGDYERGVPVTSGDELGELTASFNEMIHGLAERERIRDAFGTYLDEDVADYILSDSFDEGGVERDVTVLFCDVREFTRFAADATPQQIVASLNRLFERIVPLIARNGGHVDKFVGDGLIAVFGAPEPFPDHATRAVRAACEIAHEIESAVERRSPLGLDVGIGINSGRVVAGSIGGGGRLDFSVIGNAVNIASRTEKATRETGDRVLITADTWQQIEGDFEATSRGLFGLRGIDDKVELYAPRFGDRDAVAEPPNDTGRAAPAGDREDAESHGVRAPGRLERLGRR, from the coding sequence ATGCTCCTGATCGCGCTGACGTGGCTCTACGGACGGCTCGGGCACCGCTACCCGAAGCTCTTCCTGACGCTCGAGATGCTGACCGCGATCCCGATCGCGGCGGCGAGCCTGGCGCTGTTCTCGTTCTATTTCGAGGGGCCCGGCGAGGACTACCTGCTGGTCGGCGCGATCACGCTCGCGACGACCGTCCTGTCGATCATCCTCAGCCTCCGCGCGACGCTGCCGCTGCTCGATCCGGCCGAGCGCTGGATCGCGGGCCGGCGCGACCCCGAGTCCGCGGAGGCCGCCTGGCGGGCGGCCGCCGGGACGCCGCTCGGGATGGTGCGTCGCTATCTGTGGATCCCGATCGTCGTCTGCGTCCTGCCGACCGTGATCGCGACGGTGATCCTGTTCGGCCTCCCGGCGCTCGCGTTCCTGCCGCTGTTCGCCGGCGCGATGGTCGCCGTCGGCTACGTCGCGATCCTCCACTACCTCGTGCTCGAGATGGGGATGCGACCGGTCCTGCTCGACATCGATCGCGGCGCCTCGCCGCGCGCCGAGGCCGGCTTCGCCGCGCTGCCGCTGCGCTGGAAGATGGGGATCTCGCTGCCGCTCATCAACGTGATCGCGGGCCTCGTCGTCGCCAGTCTCACCGGCGGCGGCGAGAGCGTCGATCTCGGCGTCGACGTCCTGATCGCGGTCGCGGTCGCGACGACGATCTCGCTCGAGCTCTCGCTGCTGCTCTCGAAGTCGATCCTCGGTCCGATCGCCGAGCTGCGCCGCGCGATGGAGCGCGTGAACGACGGCGACTACGAGCGCGGGGTGCCGGTGACGAGCGGTGACGAGCTCGGCGAGCTGACGGCGTCGTTCAACGAGATGATCCACGGCCTCGCCGAGCGCGAGCGGATCCGTGACGCCTTCGGCACCTACCTCGACGAGGACGTCGCCGACTACATCCTCAGCGACAGCTTCGACGAGGGCGGCGTCGAGCGCGACGTCACGGTCCTGTTCTGCGACGTCCGCGAGTTCACGCGCTTCGCCGCCGACGCGACGCCGCAGCAGATCGTCGCCAGCCTGAACCGACTGTTCGAGCGGATCGTCCCGCTGATCGCCCGCAACGGCGGCCATGTCGACAAGTTCGTCGGCGACGGCCTGATCGCCGTCTTCGGCGCGCCCGAGCCGTTCCCCGACCACGCCACCCGCGCGGTCCGCGCCGCCTGCGAGATCGCGCACGAGATCGAGTCGGCCGTCGAGCGCCGCTCCCCGCTCGGCCTCGACGTCGGCATCGGCATCAACTCAGGCCGCGTCGTCGCCGGTTCGATCGGCGGCGGCGGACGGCTCGACTTCTCGGTCATCGGCAACGCGGTCAACATCGCCTCGCGGACCGAGAAGGCGACCCGCGAGACCGGTGACCGGGTGCTGATCACAGCCGACACGTGGCAGCAGATCGAGGGTGACTTCGAGGCGACGAGCCGCGGGCTCTTCGGGCTCCGCGGGATCGACGACAAGGTCGAGCTCTACGCGCCGCGCTTCGGCGACCGCGACGCGGTGGCCGAGCCTCCGAACGACACCGGCCGCGCTGCGCCCGCCGGCGACCGCGAGGACGCCGAGAGCCACGGAGTCCGCGCGCCGGGTCGGCTCGAGCGCCTCGGGCGCCGCTAG
- a CDS encoding RNA polymerase sigma factor: MEAQTLTTAGRAGLLARRSPVMRLQGDDRLIAMIRAGNDRAFEVLFDRYHARLLAFCRGMLRSSEDAEDVLQEVFANAHAAILADNRKIIARPWLYRIARNRCLNHLRKPVAENQETMDVLPANGGATVADHVAEREDFRDLVADVRDLPETQRSALLLREMEALSYEEIAATMDTTVPAVKSLLVRARMSLAEAGESRRLTCGDVRLELAEAAEGLAKASGAARRHIKRCERCTTFRKQLRADGRGLTAISPFVPLAPLALIKALGGKLGFGTGSGGAAGTAGTAGTAGTGAVASGGAAAGASGAAATAAAGGFGGAVAAKAVATAATAALLTAGAVGVESRVNSEPQPAPETIAQTDPSKIAAVEPGVHGSGSDHSRHVAVAPAATAETAARPAAPADEPQPQTQADEPAPAPEPAPSEPPATDVDGEQPAEPETDSASVPPPVTDEPEATDEGAGSGYSEGGETLPGIGGSGSVGEEPETPPAEPADPTPVEPAPDEAEGFGAEAAPVSD, encoded by the coding sequence ATGGAGGCACAGACGCTCACAACCGCCGGCCGCGCCGGACTGCTCGCGCGGCGCTCGCCGGTCATGCGCCTACAGGGCGACGACCGCCTGATCGCGATGATCCGGGCCGGCAACGACCGCGCCTTCGAGGTCCTCTTCGACCGCTACCACGCCCGTCTGCTCGCCTTCTGTCGCGGGATGCTGCGCTCCTCCGAGGACGCCGAGGACGTCCTCCAGGAGGTCTTCGCCAACGCCCACGCGGCGATCCTCGCCGACAACCGCAAGATCATCGCGCGGCCGTGGCTCTACCGGATCGCCCGCAATCGCTGCCTCAACCACCTGCGAAAGCCGGTCGCCGAGAACCAGGAGACGATGGACGTGCTGCCCGCCAACGGCGGCGCCACAGTGGCCGACCACGTCGCCGAGCGCGAGGACTTCCGCGATCTCGTCGCCGACGTCCGCGACCTGCCCGAGACCCAGCGCTCGGCACTGCTGCTGCGCGAGATGGAGGCGCTCTCCTACGAGGAGATCGCGGCGACGATGGACACCACCGTCCCCGCGGTCAAGTCGCTGCTCGTCCGCGCGCGGATGTCGCTCGCCGAGGCCGGCGAGTCGCGCCGCCTTACCTGCGGTGACGTCCGGCTCGAGCTCGCCGAGGCCGCCGAGGGGCTCGCCAAGGCCTCCGGCGCCGCCCGGCGCCACATCAAGCGCTGCGAGCGCTGCACCACCTTCCGCAAGCAGCTCCGAGCCGATGGCCGCGGGCTGACCGCGATCTCGCCGTTCGTCCCGCTCGCCCCGCTCGCGCTGATCAAGGCGCTCGGCGGCAAGCTCGGCTTCGGCACCGGCTCCGGCGGTGCCGCTGGAACCGCAGGCACCGCAGGCACCGCGGGCACCGGCGCGGTTGCCTCGGGCGGTGCCGCCGCCGGCGCCTCGGGCGCCGCCGCGACCGCCGCCGCGGGTGGCTTCGGTGGCGCCGTCGCGGCCAAGGCCGTCGCGACCGCCGCGACCGCCGCGCTGCTCACCGCCGGGGCCGTCGGCGTGGAGAGCCGCGTCAACTCGGAACCGCAGCCGGCGCCCGAGACGATCGCCCAGACCGATCCGTCGAAGATCGCTGCGGTCGAGCCCGGCGTCCACGGCAGCGGCAGCGATCACAGCCGCCACGTCGCCGTGGCTCCGGCCGCGACCGCGGAGACCGCGGCGCGGCCGGCCGCGCCCGCCGACGAGCCGCAGCCGCAGACGCAGGCCGACGAGCCGGCCCCCGCCCCCGAGCCCGCGCCCTCAGAGCCGCCCGCGACCGACGTCGACGGGGAGCAGCCGGCCGAGCCCGAGACCGATTCCGCGAGCGTGCCCCCTCCCGTGACCGATGAGCCGGAGGCGACCGACGAGGGCGCCGGCTCGGGCTACAGCGAGGGCGGCGAGACGCTGCCCGGCATCGGCGGCTCCGGATCGGTCGGTGAGGAGCCCGAGACTCCTCCCGCCGAGCCCGCCGACCCGACCCCGGTCGAGCCCGCGCCCGATGAGGCCGAGGGCTTTGGCGCCGAGGCCGCGCCGGTCTCGGACTGA